In the genome of Streptomyces collinus, one region contains:
- a CDS encoding sigma-70 family RNA polymerase sigma factor, whose amino-acid sequence MLRGRARRAREAHTATGDDPRDAAGPLGGDETSSEAGRLSNAGQAAAADPLDAAQERRVRAVLALGGVPQADLPDGVQQVRLRLLERAASGREAPRDVSAWAAVVASNLAMDWHRAKRRQERLGERLAALRQPAEHPSGEDSSVLSVAVAQGLDELPDAQRQVVVLRFYADLPVRSIADQLGVPEGTVKSRLHTAVRALRARLHEDEVV is encoded by the coding sequence CTGCTGCGCGGGAGGGCCCGGCGCGCCCGGGAGGCGCACACCGCGACCGGCGACGATCCACGGGACGCGGCCGGTCCGCTGGGCGGGGACGAAACGTCGAGCGAGGCCGGTCGGCTGAGCAACGCCGGTCAGGCGGCCGCGGCCGATCCGCTGGACGCGGCGCAGGAGCGCCGGGTGCGGGCGGTGCTCGCGCTCGGCGGGGTGCCGCAGGCGGACCTGCCGGACGGGGTGCAGCAGGTCCGCCTGCGGCTGCTGGAGCGGGCCGCGAGCGGCCGGGAGGCGCCGCGGGACGTCTCGGCATGGGCGGCGGTCGTCGCCTCCAACCTGGCCATGGACTGGCACCGGGCCAAGCGCCGCCAGGAACGGCTCGGGGAGCGGCTGGCCGCCCTGCGCCAGCCGGCGGAGCACCCCTCCGGCGAGGACAGCAGCGTGCTGTCCGTCGCCGTCGCCCAGGGCCTGGACGAGCTGCCCGACGCCCAGCGGCAGGTCGTCGTCCTGCGCTTCTACGCCGACCTGCCCGTCCGGTCCATCGCCGATCAGCTCGGCGTCCCGGAGGGCACGGTCAAGAGCCGGCTGCACACGGCGGTACGGGCCCTGCGCGCCCGCCTGCACGAGGACGAGGTGGTGTGA
- a CDS encoding aspartate-semialdehyde dehydrogenase → MRVGIVGATGQVGTVMRRILTERNFPVTELRLFASARSAGTELDGVTVEDAATADYTGLDIVLFSAGGATSKALAEKVASQGAVVIDNSSAWRKHPEVPLVVSEVNPHAIKDRPKGIIANPNCTTMAAMPVLRPLHDEAGLEALVVATYQAVSGSGLAGVAELHGQAQKVVADAEKLTHDGEAVDFPEPGVYKRPIAFNVLPLAGSIVDDGLNETDEEQKLRNESRKILEIPGLKVSGTCVRVPVFSGHSLQINARFARPISAERATELLKDAPGVELSDIPTPLQAAGKDPSYVGRIRSDETVDNGLALFVSNDNLRKGAALNAVQIAELVAAELKG, encoded by the coding sequence GTGAGGGTCGGAATCGTCGGAGCCACCGGACAGGTGGGCACGGTCATGCGCAGGATCCTCACGGAGCGGAACTTCCCGGTCACGGAGCTGCGCCTGTTCGCCTCGGCCCGTTCCGCGGGCACGGAGCTGGACGGCGTCACGGTGGAGGACGCGGCGACCGCCGACTACACCGGCCTGGACATCGTGCTGTTCTCCGCGGGCGGCGCGACCTCCAAGGCGCTGGCCGAGAAGGTCGCCTCCCAGGGCGCGGTCGTGATCGACAACTCCTCCGCGTGGCGCAAGCACCCGGAGGTCCCCCTGGTCGTCTCCGAGGTCAACCCGCACGCGATCAAGGACCGCCCCAAGGGCATCATCGCCAACCCGAACTGCACGACGATGGCCGCGATGCCGGTGCTGCGTCCGCTGCACGACGAGGCGGGCCTGGAAGCCCTGGTCGTCGCCACGTACCAGGCGGTCTCCGGTTCCGGCCTCGCGGGCGTCGCCGAGCTGCACGGCCAGGCGCAGAAGGTCGTCGCCGACGCCGAGAAGCTCACCCACGACGGTGAGGCGGTGGACTTCCCGGAGCCGGGCGTCTACAAGCGCCCCATCGCCTTCAACGTGCTGCCGCTCGCGGGCAGCATCGTCGACGACGGCCTGAACGAGACCGACGAGGAGCAGAAGCTCCGCAACGAGTCCCGCAAGATCCTGGAGATCCCCGGGCTGAAGGTCTCCGGCACCTGCGTGCGCGTCCCGGTCTTCTCCGGCCACTCCCTCCAGATCAACGCCCGCTTCGCCCGCCCGATCTCGGCGGAGCGCGCGACGGAGCTGCTGAAGGACGCCCCCGGCGTCGAGCTCTCCGACATCCCGACCCCCCTCCAGGCCGCCGGCAAGGACCCGTCCTACGTCGGCCGCATCCGCAGTGACGAGACGGTGGACAACGGCCTGGCCCTCTTCGTCTCCAACGACAACCTCCGCAAGGGCGCGGCGCTGAACGCCGTACAGATCGCGGAGCTGGTGGCGGCGGAGCTGAAGGGCTAG
- a CDS encoding DUF1203 domain-containing protein, producing MTTTPTTAATTTTATTHTARPIAPRALEELRTTDDAGRPTTPFTDTEGGAPLRCCLRRSEPGERIALVSYAPLRRWAAETAAAPGAYDEVGPVFIHAQPCDGPAGASLPFTGAHRTVRRYSAQGHILGGRLVGEPDGFEQALTEAFDDPAVALVHVRAVEYGCFLYEVRRDYGAGRG from the coding sequence ATGACGACCACGCCCACGACTGCTGCCACGACCACGACTGCGACCACGCACACCGCACGCCCCATCGCTCCGCGCGCCCTGGAGGAACTGCGCACGACGGACGACGCGGGCCGCCCCACGACCCCGTTCACCGACACCGAGGGCGGGGCCCCGCTCCGCTGCTGCCTGCGCCGCAGCGAGCCCGGCGAACGGATCGCCCTGGTCTCCTACGCTCCCCTGCGCCGCTGGGCCGCCGAGACGGCTGCGGCACCGGGCGCCTACGACGAGGTGGGCCCCGTCTTCATCCACGCGCAGCCGTGCGACGGCCCGGCCGGAGCGTCCCTCCCCTTCACCGGCGCCCACCGCACGGTCCGCCGCTACTCCGCGCAGGGCCACATCCTGGGCGGGCGGCTGGTCGGGGAACCGGACGGCTTCGAGCAGGCCCTCACGGAAGCGTTCGACGACCCGGCCGTGGCACTGGTCCACGTCCGGGCCGTCGAGTACGGCTGCTTCCTCTACGAGGTACGCCGGGACTACGGGGCGGGCAGGGGCTAG
- the pepN gene encoding aminopeptidase N produces the protein MPGTNLTREEAQQRAQLLAVESYGIELDLSGAQEGGTYRSVTTVRFDVTAENGAESFIDLVAPAVHEVTLNGDSLDPAEVFADSRIALPGLLQGRNILRVVADCAYTNTGEGLHRFVDPVDDQAYLYTQFEVPDARRVFASFEQPDLKATFQFTVKAPEGWTVISNSPTPEPQDNVWEFEPTPRISSYITALIVGPYHSVHSVYEKDGQSVPLGIYCRPSLAEYLDSDAIFEVTRQGFEWFQEKFDYAYPFEKYDQLFVPEFNAGAMENAGAVTIRDQYVFRSKVTDAAYETRAETILHELAHMWFGDLVTMEWWNDLWLNESFATYTSIACQAAHPESRWPHSWTTFANSMKTWAYRQDQLPSTHPIMAEINDLDDVLVNFDGITYAKGASVLKQLVAYVGEDEFFRGVQAYFKAHAYGNTRLSDLLGALETTSGRDLKAWSKAWLETAGINVLRPEIETDSNGVITSFSIRQEAPALPAGAKGEPTLRPHRIAVGLYELDDDSGKLVRDERIELDVDGELTAVPQLVGRRRPAVILLNDDDLSYAKVRLDEQSLAFVTEHLGDFESSLPRALCWASAWDMTRDAQLAARDYLSLVLSGIGKESDIGVVQSLQRQVKLAIDLYADPAAREALLARWTDATLAHLRAAAPGSDHQLAWARAFAATARTPEQLDVLDALLDGSQTVEGLVVDTELRWAFVQRLAAVGRFDEAEIAGEYERDRTAAGERHAATARAARPTEEAKAEAWASVVDSDKLPNAVQEAVIGGFVQTDQREVLAPYADRYFEVVKDIWQSRSHEMAQQIAVGLYPTVQVSQETLDKTDAWLASAEPSAALRRLVSESRAGVERALRAQRADAAAGE, from the coding sequence GTGCCTGGCACAAACCTGACCCGCGAAGAGGCGCAGCAGCGGGCGCAGCTGCTCGCCGTTGAGTCGTACGGGATCGAGCTCGATCTCTCCGGCGCGCAGGAGGGCGGCACCTACCGGTCCGTGACCACGGTGCGCTTCGACGTGACGGCCGAGAACGGCGCGGAGTCGTTCATCGACCTGGTGGCGCCGGCCGTGCACGAGGTGACCCTGAACGGGGACTCCCTCGACCCGGCCGAGGTCTTCGCGGACTCGCGGATCGCCCTGCCCGGTCTGCTCCAGGGCCGCAACATCCTCCGGGTCGTCGCCGACTGCGCGTACACCAACACGGGTGAGGGCCTGCACCGGTTCGTCGACCCGGTCGACGACCAGGCATACCTCTACACCCAGTTCGAGGTGCCGGACGCCCGCCGGGTGTTCGCGAGCTTCGAGCAGCCGGACCTCAAGGCGACCTTCCAGTTCACCGTGAAGGCGCCCGAGGGCTGGACGGTCATCTCCAACTCGCCGACGCCCGAACCGCAGGACAACGTCTGGGAGTTCGAGCCGACACCGCGCATCTCGTCGTACATCACGGCGCTGATCGTCGGCCCGTACCACTCGGTGCACAGCGTGTACGAGAAGGACGGCCAGTCCGTCCCGCTCGGTATCTACTGCCGTCCCTCGCTCGCCGAGTACCTCGACTCGGACGCGATCTTCGAGGTGACCCGGCAGGGCTTCGAGTGGTTCCAGGAGAAGTTCGACTACGCGTACCCGTTCGAGAAGTACGACCAGCTGTTCGTGCCGGAGTTCAACGCGGGCGCGATGGAGAACGCGGGCGCGGTGACCATCCGCGACCAGTACGTGTTCCGCTCGAAGGTGACGGACGCGGCGTACGAGACGCGCGCGGAGACCATCCTGCACGAGCTGGCCCACATGTGGTTCGGCGACCTCGTGACGATGGAGTGGTGGAACGACCTGTGGCTGAACGAGTCGTTCGCCACGTACACCTCGATCGCCTGCCAGGCGGCGCACCCCGAGTCGCGCTGGCCGCACTCCTGGACCACGTTCGCCAACTCCATGAAGACGTGGGCGTACCGGCAGGACCAGCTGCCGTCGACGCACCCGATCATGGCCGAGATCAACGACCTGGACGACGTGCTCGTCAACTTCGACGGCATCACGTACGCGAAGGGGGCTTCCGTTCTGAAGCAGCTCGTCGCATACGTCGGCGAGGACGAGTTCTTCCGCGGCGTGCAGGCGTACTTCAAGGCGCACGCGTACGGCAACACCCGCCTGTCCGATCTACTGGGCGCCCTGGAGACGACGTCCGGCCGTGATCTGAAGGCCTGGTCGAAGGCGTGGCTGGAGACGGCGGGCATCAACGTCCTGCGTCCCGAGATCGAGACGGACTCGAACGGCGTCATCACCTCCTTCTCGATCCGCCAGGAGGCCCCGGCCCTGCCCGCCGGCGCCAAGGGCGAGCCGACGCTGCGCCCGCACCGGATCGCCGTCGGCCTGTACGAGCTGGACGACGACAGCGGCAAGCTGGTCCGCGACGAGCGCATTGAGCTGGACGTGGACGGCGAGCTGACCGCCGTACCGCAGCTGGTGGGCCGGCGCCGCCCGGCCGTGATCCTGCTCAACGACGACGACCTGTCGTACGCGAAGGTCCGCCTGGACGAGCAGTCCCTGGCCTTCGTCACGGAGCACCTGGGCGACTTCGAGTCGTCCCTGCCGCGCGCCCTGTGCTGGGCGTCGGCCTGGGACATGACGCGTGACGCCCAGCTCGCGGCCCGCGACTACCTGTCCCTGGTGCTGTCCGGCATCGGCAAGGAGTCGGACATCGGCGTGGTGCAGTCGCTCCAGCGCCAGGTGAAGCTGGCGATCGACCTGTACGCCGACCCGGCCGCCCGCGAGGCGCTGCTGGCCCGCTGGACCGACGCGACGCTGGCCCACCTGCGGGCGGCGGCGCCGGGCAGCGACCACCAGCTGGCGTGGGCGCGCGCGTTCGCGGCGACGGCCCGCACCCCCGAGCAGCTGGATGTGCTCGACGCGCTGCTGGACGGCTCGCAGACCGTGGAGGGCCTGGTCGTCGACACGGAACTGCGGTGGGCGTTCGTGCAGCGGCTCGCCGCGGTCGGCCGGTTCGACGAGGCGGAGATCGCGGGCGAGTACGAGCGCGACCGCACGGCCGCCGGTGAGCGTCACGCGGCCACGGCCCGGGCGGCCCGTCCGACCGAGGAGGCCAAGGCGGAGGCGTGGGCGTCGGTCGTCGACTCCGACAAGCTGCCGAACGCCGTGCAGGAGGCGGTCATCGGGGGCTTCGTCCAGACCGACCAGCGTGAGGTGCTCGCCCCGTACGCGGACCGGTACTTCGAGGTGGTCAAGGACATCTGGCAGTCCCGCTCCCACGAGATGGCCCAGCAGATCGCCGTCGGCCTCTACCCGACGGTCCAGGTCTCCCAGGAGACCCTGGACAAGACGGACGCCTGGCTGGCCTCGGCCGAGCCGAGCGCGGCCCTGCGCCGGCTGGTCTCGGAGTCCCGCGCGGGCGTCGAGCGCGCCCTGCGGGCCCAGCGGGCGGACGCGGCGGCCGGGGAGTAA
- a CDS encoding EamA family transporter — translation MAISRPALITLTALAPVSWGTTYAVTTQFLPPDRPLFTALVRALPAGLLLFALARVLPRGAWWWKAAVLGALNIGAFFPLLFLSAYRLPGGLAAVVGSAGPLFVAGLSVLLLGQRPSARTLVTGAVAAFGVSLVVLKAAGSLDTLGLLAAVASTASMSTGTVLTQRWGRPEGVGPLALTGWQLTAGGLLIAPLAFLVEGAPPALDGPAVGGYLYLAVANTALAYWLWFRGIGRMTATQVTFLGPLSPLTAAVVGWAALGQALTPVQLVGMGLAFGATVAGQFVTRPPRTPGPAGRNATAVPIGSSARR, via the coding sequence ATGGCCATCTCCCGACCGGCCCTCATCACCCTCACCGCCCTCGCGCCCGTCTCCTGGGGCACGACCTACGCGGTCACCACCCAGTTCCTCCCGCCCGACCGCCCCCTGTTCACCGCCCTGGTGCGCGCCTTGCCCGCCGGCCTGCTGCTGTTCGCCCTCGCCCGGGTGCTGCCGCGCGGCGCCTGGTGGTGGAAGGCGGCGGTGCTCGGCGCTCTGAACATCGGCGCCTTCTTCCCGCTGCTGTTCCTCTCCGCGTACCGGCTGCCCGGCGGGCTGGCGGCGGTGGTCGGCTCGGCCGGGCCGCTGTTCGTGGCCGGCCTGTCGGTCCTGCTGCTCGGGCAGCGGCCGTCGGCGCGCACGCTGGTGACCGGGGCCGTGGCCGCGTTCGGCGTCAGCCTCGTCGTGCTGAAGGCGGCCGGGTCGCTGGACACGCTCGGTCTGCTGGCGGCCGTCGCCTCCACGGCGTCGATGTCGACCGGCACGGTGCTCACCCAGCGCTGGGGCCGCCCCGAGGGCGTCGGGCCGCTGGCCCTCACCGGCTGGCAGCTGACCGCGGGAGGCCTGCTGATCGCGCCGCTCGCCTTCCTGGTGGAAGGGGCGCCCCCGGCGCTCGACGGCCCGGCGGTCGGCGGCTACCTCTACCTCGCCGTCGCGAACACGGCCCTCGCGTACTGGCTGTGGTTCCGCGGCATCGGCCGCATGACCGCCACCCAGGTCACCTTCCTCGGCCCGCTCTCCCCGCTGACCGCGGCCGTCGTCGGCTGGGCGGCGCTCGGGCAGGCGCTGACGCCGGTGCAACTGGTCGGCATGGGGCTGGCGTTCGGGGCGACGGTGGCGGGGCAGTTCGTCACGCGGCCGCCGCGAACCCCCGGCCCGGCAGGGAGGAATGCCACGGCGGTCCCGATCGGCTCGTCCGCCCGGCGGTAG
- a CDS encoding MarR family winged helix-turn-helix transcriptional regulator, with product MSERPEQRKDPVDAIIGQWATVRPDLDTAAMEVFGRINRLSHAIGERVGQAYAKFGVSRGEFDVLATLRRSGEPYTLSPRQLSATLMLTTGGMTGRLDKLERAGLLRRSPDPHDRRGLQVTLTDEGLALVDEAVGAGLAVQTEALSVLGAERAGQLAGLLRDLLAGTDRS from the coding sequence ATGAGCGAACGCCCGGAGCAGCGCAAGGACCCCGTCGACGCGATCATCGGCCAGTGGGCGACGGTCCGGCCCGACCTCGACACCGCCGCCATGGAGGTCTTCGGCCGGATCAACCGGCTCTCGCACGCGATCGGCGAGCGGGTGGGCCAGGCCTATGCGAAGTTCGGCGTCTCACGCGGGGAGTTCGACGTCCTGGCGACCCTGCGCCGCTCCGGCGAGCCCTACACGCTCTCGCCCCGGCAGCTCTCCGCGACGCTGATGCTCACCACCGGCGGCATGACGGGACGCCTGGACAAGCTGGAGCGGGCGGGGCTGCTGCGCCGCTCCCCCGACCCGCACGACCGGCGCGGGCTGCAGGTCACGCTCACGGACGAGGGACTCGCACTGGTCGACGAGGCGGTCGGAGCGGGGCTGGCGGTGCAGACGGAGGCCCTGTCAGTCCTGGGCGCGGAGCGGGCCGGGCAGCTGGCCGGTCTGCTGCGGGACCTGCTGGCCGGGACGGACAGGTCCTGA